A region of the Pseudomonadota bacterium genome:
AACCCCAACCTGTCCTTCCTCCAAATGGACGCAACAGAGATTCACCTTTCCCAAAGATTCGATGTCGCATTTTCAAACGCTGCTCTTCATTGGGTGGAAAACCATATCGCTGTTCTTCGTGGCGTGCATTCATGTCTCAAACCCGGCGGTAAAATCCTGTTTCAAATGGGCGGTCGCGGCAACGCAGCCGAAGTCTTCAGTGCCATTCGAGAGATCATACAGCGCCCCCAATGGAAGCTATATTTTGAGGTCTTCGCGGCGCCCTACCACTTCTACGGACCTGAAGATTATGAAGATTGGCTCTTGGAGAGCGGTTTTAGTTCCGCACGTGTTGAACTGATATTGAAAGATATGCAACACAACGGAGCAAAGGGCCTTATGGGTTGGCTGCGCACAACCTGGTTCCCCTATACAGACTGCTTACCTGTCGAACTGCGCGATGCTTTTCTTGGGGAACTGATTGAGGCTTATGCTGCAACACATCCGGCTGATGCTCACGGCAATACACATGTTAAAATGGTCCGTCTGGAGGTCGAGGCATATGCCCTCTAATTAACGGCTTGCAGCAAATCACATATTGTCCCAAAATAATGGATACTCTCGACTAATGAAATAAGAAAGTGTAAAATGGCTACAGGGAAATAATATAAAAACTGAACACTACTCGAAGAGGATGTAAAACATGAAGACAGTCGGAATTATCGGGGGGATTGGACCGGAGTCAACCGTTGAGTACTATCGATTGATAATCCAATTGTATCGCCAACAAGAACTCGATGGCACCTACCCCCAAATCGTTATCAACAGTATTGACATGAAAAAGATGCTGGATCTGATAGAGGTGAACAATTTGGCGGACGTCACTACCTATCTCCTGGCAGAAATCAGGAATTTG
Encoded here:
- a CDS encoding methyltransferase domain-containing protein, with amino-acid sequence MGLVKHNWNADDYANNSSVQLQWADELIAKLDLKGSEYLLDIGCGDGKISAQLAHVVKNGHVLGIDSSESMINRASERFPPTTNPNLSFLQMDATEIHLSQRFDVAFSNAALHWVENHIAVLRGVHSCLKPGGKILFQMGGRGNAAEVFSAIREIIQRPQWKLYFEVFAAPYHFYGPEDYEDWLLESGFSSARVELILKDMQHNGAKGLMGWLRTTWFPYTDCLPVELRDAFLGELIEAYAATHPADAHGNTHVKMVRLEVEAYAL